From Paenibacillus graminis, a single genomic window includes:
- a CDS encoding YfiT family bacillithiol transferase — protein sequence MDMKYPIGTFQYDGEITSSVTSVWINEIEELPRLLRDAVKDLDNEQLETAYRSGGWTVRQVIHHLADSHMNAYIRFKLALTEENPIIKPYDETKWAELSDYKLPMDTSLLLLEALHKRWTNLLRGLTPADMEKTFIHPESGKVAVGKNIGIYAWHGKHHLAHITTLCKRMGW from the coding sequence ATGGATATGAAATACCCAATTGGCACTTTTCAATATGACGGTGAAATTACTAGCAGTGTTACTAGTGTTTGGATCAATGAGATTGAAGAGTTACCAAGATTATTACGAGATGCTGTAAAAGACTTAGATAATGAACAGCTTGAAACAGCTTACCGTTCTGGAGGCTGGACTGTTCGGCAAGTAATACATCATCTTGCAGATAGTCATATGAATGCCTACATCCGCTTTAAATTGGCTCTTACAGAAGAAAATCCTATCATTAAACCATATGACGAAACGAAATGGGCAGAACTGTCAGATTATAAATTGCCAATGGATACTTCACTTTTACTCCTCGAAGCCTTGCACAAACGCTGGACTAACCTTTTGCGTGGCCTAACACCTGCTGATATGGAAAAAACATTTATCCATCCAGAATCAGGTAAAGTTGCAGTAGGTAAAAATATAGGAATCTATGCTTGGCACGGTAAACATCATCTTGCACATATTACTACTCTGTGTAAGCGTATGGGCTGGTAA
- the ybaK gene encoding Cys-tRNA(Pro) deacylase, producing MPITKTNAMRILDTRKIAYEVHLYDNEDGQIHGTAVAVKVGLPPETVFKTLVAHSGANLYVYVIPVAEELDLKKAAKAAGEKKIEMLPVKDLLKWTGYVRGGCSPIGMKKLYPTFIDSSAEALGTMAVSGGKIGMQMELAPEQLAGVVNAGFCALVK from the coding sequence ATGCCAATCACCAAAACCAATGCGATGCGTATTCTCGATACCCGAAAGATCGCTTACGAGGTTCATTTGTATGACAATGAGGACGGCCAGATTCATGGAACAGCGGTAGCGGTGAAAGTGGGACTGCCGCCGGAAACTGTCTTTAAGACGCTTGTTGCGCATAGCGGAGCGAACCTGTATGTGTATGTTATCCCGGTGGCCGAAGAGCTGGATCTGAAAAAAGCCGCCAAGGCGGCGGGAGAGAAGAAGATCGAGATGCTTCCGGTGAAGGACCTGCTGAAATGGACCGGCTATGTGCGCGGCGGCTGTTCCCCTATAGGAATGAAAAAGCTTTATCCTACCTTTATTGACAGCAGTGCCGAGGCACTCGGAACAATGGCTGTCAGCGGCGGTAAGATCGGCATGCAGATGGAGCTGGCACCGGAGCAGCTTGCCGGGGTTGTAAATGCCGGGTTCTGCGCGCTGGTTAAATAG
- the kduI gene encoding 5-dehydro-4-deoxy-D-glucuronate isomerase has product MERRFASHPNEVKQFDTARLRKEFHIPVIFAPDELKLVLTHEDRMIVGGANPVQEDVVLTTDLKELGVTYFLERRELGVINVGGKGSVVVDGTEYEIDFKECLYVGQGARDVIFKSADSAKPAKFYLNSAPAHQSYPTTKTTLAESESGAMGGLENSNERTIHRFIHAGGVQSAQLVMGMTQLKPGSMWNTMPSHTHPRRMEAYFYFDLPDDSIVFHLMGEPTETRHIVMHNEQAVISPSWSIHSGVGTHNYTFIWSMAGDNKRYDDMDPVGMKELQ; this is encoded by the coding sequence ATGGAAAGACGTTTCGCATCCCATCCCAACGAAGTGAAGCAATTTGACACCGCGCGTCTGCGCAAGGAGTTCCACATTCCAGTCATTTTTGCTCCGGATGAACTGAAGCTTGTCCTGACCCATGAAGACCGCATGATCGTGGGCGGCGCCAATCCGGTACAAGAGGATGTCGTGCTTACCACTGACCTGAAAGAGCTTGGAGTCACTTACTTCCTGGAACGCCGTGAACTGGGTGTGATCAATGTCGGAGGCAAAGGTTCGGTTGTTGTAGACGGAACAGAATATGAAATAGATTTCAAAGAATGCCTGTATGTAGGGCAAGGCGCCAGAGATGTTATTTTCAAAAGCGCTGACAGTGCCAAACCTGCGAAGTTCTATCTGAACTCGGCTCCTGCACATCAATCCTACCCTACTACCAAAACAACGCTGGCTGAATCCGAATCCGGCGCAATGGGCGGCCTGGAGAACTCCAACGAACGTACCATTCACCGCTTCATTCATGCGGGTGGCGTGCAAAGCGCTCAGCTCGTTATGGGGATGACCCAGCTGAAACCGGGCAGTATGTGGAATACAATGCCTTCCCATACTCATCCGCGCCGGATGGAAGCCTATTTCTATTTCGATCTTCCTGACGATTCCATTGTGTTCCATCTGATGGGCGAGCCTACCGAGACCCGTCACATTGTAATGCACAATGAACAGGCAGTCATTTCCCCAAGCTGGTCCATCCACAGCGGTGTGGGTACGCACAACTACACCTTTATCTGGAGTATGGCCGGCGACAACAAACGTTATGATGATATGGACCCCGTAGGCATGAAAGAATTACAATAG
- a CDS encoding YolD-like family protein: protein MAKAKVAKRPTRDEFVLEEIGNQLTEAMQEASEIVLTVWGKEEQVRGTIVGMDSRTGKVHVSWGEELIKVPFMDIMAMDYPRD, encoded by the coding sequence GTGGCAAAAGCGAAAGTGGCCAAACGGCCGACAAGAGATGAATTTGTGCTGGAGGAAATCGGCAATCAATTGACAGAAGCCATGCAGGAGGCTTCCGAAATTGTATTGACGGTCTGGGGCAAAGAGGAGCAGGTGCGGGGAACGATCGTCGGCATGGACAGCCGTACCGGCAAAGTGCATGTGAGCTGGGGCGAGGAGCTCATTAAGGTTCCTTTCATGGACATTATGGCCATGGATTACCCGAGAGATTAG